In the Pseudomonas sp. DTU_2021_1001937_2_SI_NGA_ILE_001 genome, one interval contains:
- a CDS encoding LysR family transcriptional regulator, which produces MNGQQLFGRLRYKHLQMLLMLGSSLNLHRASVSMNMSQPAASRMLQEIEDMFGCELFERLPRGMRPTALGRELLRFAESALSGLDRCAADLAARKEGGYGYLSIGTIMGAAPDLVMHAVARIKQLNPRLRLRIMGDTSDQVVQLLEQGRVDIAVTRRSPSHDRDQYEFEPLGNERLIAVVHSGHALARRPALEWEELVRDWPWILQPQSSPARMAFDQALQRLELPTPADIIECSSVYSMQQLVQLTDAIMVLSESAMRDYLKMGLVTALPLSLEAQMAPFGLLRRKDEPVSRELQLFIELLREHRQDASGSFNPDQPVPASRG; this is translated from the coding sequence ATGAATGGCCAGCAACTCTTTGGCCGGCTGCGCTACAAGCATCTGCAAATGCTGCTGATGCTCGGCTCCAGCCTCAATCTGCACCGTGCTTCGGTGAGCATGAACATGTCGCAGCCTGCGGCCAGCCGCATGCTGCAGGAGATCGAGGACATGTTCGGCTGTGAGCTGTTCGAGCGCCTGCCACGCGGCATGCGCCCCACCGCACTGGGGCGCGAGCTGCTGCGCTTCGCCGAATCGGCCCTGAGCGGCCTGGACCGCTGCGCCGCCGACTTGGCGGCGCGCAAGGAGGGCGGCTATGGCTACCTGTCGATCGGCACCATCATGGGCGCCGCCCCTGACCTGGTCATGCACGCGGTGGCGCGAATCAAGCAACTGAACCCGCGCTTGCGCCTGCGCATCATGGGCGACACCAGCGACCAGGTGGTGCAGCTCCTGGAACAGGGGCGGGTGGACATCGCCGTGACCCGGCGCAGCCCCAGCCATGACCGCGACCAGTACGAGTTCGAACCACTGGGCAACGAGCGGTTGATCGCGGTGGTCCACAGCGGCCACGCCTTGGCCCGGCGACCGGCACTGGAGTGGGAGGAGCTGGTGCGTGACTGGCCGTGGATCCTGCAGCCACAGTCCAGCCCGGCACGCATGGCCTTCGACCAGGCCCTGCAACGCCTTGAATTGCCGACGCCGGCGGACATCATCGAATGCAGTTCGGTGTACTCGATGCAACAGCTGGTGCAACTGACCGACGCGATCATGGTGTTGTCCGAATCAGCGATGCGCGACTACCTGAAGATGGGCCTGGTCACCGCCTTGCCGCTCAGCCTGGAAGCGCAGATGGCGCCGTTTGGCCTATTGCGCCGCAAGGACGAACCGGTCAGTCGCGAATTGCAGTTGTTCATCGAGTTGCTGCGCGAGCATCGTCAGGACGCTAGCGGGTCGTTCAACCCGGATCAGCCTGTACCAGCGAGTCGCGGCTGA
- a CDS encoding MFS transporter, producing the protein MNTLPASLLAKVSWRLLPFLLLMYIMAFLDRANVGFAKQTFQADTGIGDAAFAFGAGVFFVGYALLEVPSNLIMHRVGARLWMCRIMVTWGLVSAAMMFAHDEMTFYVLRFLLGVAEAGFFPGVILYLTYWFPSAVRGKAMGFFYFGAPLAFIFGSPLSGLLLELDGLLGARGWQWLFAVEGLLASAVGVWAYFYLDNRPADAKWLSAEERSQLQTVLDAEDREKQRHGSLLGVLCQPAVLYLCLIYLLIQASVYGVVFYLPSQVAGLLGTKVGLMVGIVSAIPWLCALLAAWKVPAIADRSGQRRRVAALTLLISGLGIAASVSVSSPVLGILALCFAASGFIAVQPVFWTFPGSFLAGSAAAGAIALINSFGALGGFIAPILKNWAEGVFQSPAAGLYLLAVTTLIAAVLVLGIRAKAPSVPHKQPTFQH; encoded by the coding sequence GTGAACACACTCCCCGCCTCGCTGCTGGCCAAGGTCTCCTGGCGCCTGCTGCCCTTCCTGCTGCTCATGTACATCATGGCCTTCCTCGACCGCGCCAATGTCGGGTTCGCCAAACAGACCTTCCAGGCCGACACCGGCATCGGTGACGCCGCCTTCGCCTTTGGCGCCGGGGTATTCTTCGTCGGCTACGCGCTGTTGGAAGTGCCCAGCAACCTGATCATGCACCGCGTCGGCGCGCGCCTGTGGATGTGCCGGATCATGGTGACCTGGGGCCTGGTGTCGGCGGCGATGATGTTCGCCCACGACGAAATGACCTTCTACGTGCTGCGCTTTCTGCTGGGCGTTGCCGAAGCGGGCTTCTTCCCCGGCGTCATTCTTTATCTGACCTACTGGTTCCCCAGCGCCGTACGCGGCAAGGCCATGGGCTTCTTCTACTTCGGCGCGCCGCTGGCCTTCATCTTCGGCAGCCCGTTGTCGGGCCTGCTGCTGGAACTGGACGGCCTGCTCGGCGCTCGCGGCTGGCAGTGGCTGTTCGCCGTAGAGGGCCTGCTGGCCAGTGCGGTGGGCGTGTGGGCGTACTTCTACCTGGACAATCGCCCGGCTGACGCCAAGTGGCTGAGCGCCGAGGAACGCAGCCAGCTGCAGACCGTGCTCGACGCCGAAGACCGCGAAAAGCAACGCCACGGCAGCCTGCTCGGGGTACTGTGCCAGCCCGCCGTTCTGTACCTGTGCCTGATCTACCTGTTGATCCAGGCCAGCGTGTATGGCGTGGTGTTCTACCTGCCCAGCCAGGTCGCCGGGCTACTGGGCACCAAGGTCGGGCTGATGGTCGGCATCGTCAGTGCCATTCCCTGGCTGTGCGCCCTGCTCGCAGCGTGGAAAGTCCCGGCGATCGCTGATCGCAGCGGCCAGCGTCGCCGCGTCGCGGCCCTCACTCTGCTGATCTCCGGGCTGGGTATAGCGGCCTCGGTTTCGGTGTCCAGCCCGGTACTCGGCATTCTCGCCCTGTGCTTCGCAGCCTCCGGTTTCATTGCCGTGCAGCCGGTGTTCTGGACCTTTCCCGGCAGCTTCCTGGCCGGCTCGGCCGCCGCCGGGGCCATCGCCCTGATCAATTCCTTCGGCGCCCTGGGCGGTTTCATCGCCCCCATCCTCAAGAACTGGGCCGAAGGCGTCTTTCAGTCGCCGGCTGCTGGTCTCTACCTGCTGGCCGTCACCACGCTGATCGCAGCGGTCCTGGTGCTGGGCATCCGCGCCAAGGCCCCTTCCGTGCCCCACAAACAACCCACCTTTCAACATTGA